The following proteins are co-located in the Longimicrobium sp. genome:
- a CDS encoding thioesterase family protein — protein sequence MPPQPPTCSVEFRARYAETDQMGIIYHANYLPWCEIGRTDLIRRLWRSYADLEARGVLLAVTEATLRYHASAKYDDLIRVVTTLEQVRSRGVVFTYEILRVDGEATKRLATARTELISIDRGGTPVRLPPEVMAAFRGSE from the coding sequence ATGCCCCCGCAGCCGCCCACGTGCTCGGTCGAGTTCCGCGCGCGCTACGCCGAGACCGACCAGATGGGGATCATCTACCACGCCAACTACCTGCCGTGGTGCGAGATCGGGCGCACGGACCTGATCCGCCGCCTGTGGCGCTCGTACGCCGACCTGGAGGCGCGGGGCGTGCTCCTGGCCGTCACCGAAGCCACGCTGCGCTACCACGCCTCGGCCAAGTACGACGACCTCATCCGCGTCGTCACCACGCTGGAGCAGGTGCGCTCGCGCGGCGTCGTCTTCACCTACGAGATCCTGCGCGTGGACGGCGAGGCGACGAAGCGCTTGGCGACCGCGCGCACCGAGCTGATCTCCATCGACCGCGGCGGCACGCCCGTCCGCCTGCCCCCCGAAGTGATGGCCGCCTTCCGCGGAAGCGAGTGA
- a CDS encoding UDP-2,3-diacylglucosamine diphosphatase, whose product MSQKPVYVVSDTHLGAVPRETERAFRGFLAHVAAEARSLLINGDLFDFWFEYRSVILREHYRVLAALADVVDAGVKVWFVGGNHDAWAGSFLRDEVGIELLNGPVEMTLAGRRTLVAHGDGVGKGDYKYRTLKTVIRHPVSIAAFRFLHPDFGRRIAGVASSTERKAEGDAAATGRAAFIQNWAEEQLRADPALDLVLAGHAHVAARVEVEPGRFYVNSGDWLRDYTYVVLPAAGGPPELRSWPKTEPAPFPAPSLPPAAG is encoded by the coding sequence ATGAGCCAGAAGCCCGTCTACGTCGTTTCCGACACCCACCTGGGCGCCGTTCCGCGCGAGACGGAGCGCGCCTTCCGCGGCTTCCTGGCCCACGTGGCGGCCGAGGCACGGTCGCTCCTCATCAACGGCGACCTGTTCGACTTCTGGTTCGAGTACCGCTCGGTGATCCTGCGCGAGCACTACCGCGTGCTGGCCGCGCTGGCCGACGTGGTGGACGCGGGGGTGAAGGTGTGGTTCGTGGGCGGCAACCACGACGCGTGGGCCGGCAGCTTCCTGCGCGACGAGGTGGGAATCGAGCTGCTGAACGGCCCGGTGGAGATGACGCTGGCCGGCCGCCGGACGCTCGTGGCGCACGGCGACGGCGTGGGGAAGGGCGACTACAAGTACCGCACGCTGAAGACGGTCATCCGCCACCCGGTCTCCATCGCCGCCTTCCGCTTCCTGCACCCCGACTTCGGGCGGCGGATCGCGGGGGTGGCGTCCAGCACCGAGCGGAAGGCGGAGGGCGACGCGGCGGCCACCGGCCGGGCGGCGTTCATCCAGAACTGGGCCGAGGAGCAGCTCCGCGCCGACCCCGCGCTGGACCTCGTCCTGGCCGGCCACGCGCACGTGGCCGCGCGGGTGGAGGTCGAGCCCGGGCGCTTCTACGTGAACTCCGGCGACTGGCTGCGCGACTACACCTACGTCGTCCTCCCCGCCGCCGGCGGCCCGCCCGAGCTGCGGTCGTGGCCGAAGACGGAACCGGCGCCGTTTCCAGCCCCGAGTCTCCCGCCCGCGGCCGGGTAG
- a CDS encoding leishmanolysin-related zinc metalloendopeptidase, which yields MTRLRFTCCAAATILAVSACVNDAARPTLPSPPEQPKAPPMPLGMVQITVSGIGTSQMSGSITPVASRAGGPRASLTVANGIVFEPLTVQTWTEGTRTAGGQRYVTATYRIRNQTGTALNNVTLLMASRPNTISGTPISSLKRFDGTDAAPSIATSVVPTGAISIKSDLVTMLALYPDVLQVLTEAEVAAIPPTGDITSVFPYGYMVRNWDPAATHRQLPVPTSVNQYDGVVTVSFRMPLQATATQDVFTLTFQALVVQDSETRLTESIEEGQDTAAVRRLRERAAALGATTVTVLAGSTAPAADVADYPGQRQICTVRTAGTAAAPVTFITAPGAYSRVEMLRPGESSSACGPSFRSGTPSFPSVGSPYAITIKSMDRYGNKLTQPDTFNLTQTSGPPAAFGAQAALSAGQTSISVTWNGIGTSLLNAVGRRLRGQRSIDVAVPATVTISAGDNQAAMAGSAVPTAPAVLVRDASNAPLAGVPVTFSVSGGGGSVTSATTTTDGSGIARVGSWVLGSPATMNTLSATALGGASAVTFKASGCSGGGGIGFGITLCYTSAMSAVQRAAFDSAAAKWSRVITGDVPDLAYTLGTGSCGTGSPSFNLSIDDLMIFATVEPIDGAGAVLGQAGPCFVRSAEFLPFVGRMRFDSADMPSMEASGMLSAVILHEMGHVLGIGSLWQPHFSLVQNASPVGGPPLDTYYSGTNGIAGFNSIGGSTYTGGNKVPVENTGSSGTINVHWRESVLANELMTGYANAGPMPLSLLTVRSLQDFGYTVNTGAADAFFLTLSARQGPAPGAIPLGNDVMDLPLTSVDRQGRATRIR from the coding sequence ATGACGCGCCTTCGCTTCACCTGTTGCGCCGCCGCAACGATCCTGGCCGTGTCCGCCTGCGTGAACGACGCGGCGCGGCCGACGCTTCCTTCGCCGCCCGAGCAGCCCAAGGCGCCGCCCATGCCGCTGGGGATGGTGCAGATCACGGTCAGCGGCATCGGCACCAGCCAGATGAGCGGCAGCATCACGCCGGTCGCCTCGCGCGCCGGCGGCCCGCGGGCGTCGCTGACGGTGGCCAACGGCATCGTGTTCGAGCCGCTGACGGTGCAGACGTGGACCGAGGGGACGCGCACCGCCGGGGGGCAGCGGTACGTGACCGCCACCTACCGCATCCGCAACCAGACGGGAACCGCGCTGAACAACGTGACGCTGCTGATGGCCTCGCGGCCGAACACCATCTCCGGCACCCCCATCTCGTCGCTGAAGCGCTTCGACGGAACCGATGCCGCCCCGTCCATCGCCACCTCGGTGGTGCCGACGGGCGCCATCTCCATCAAGAGCGACCTGGTGACCATGCTGGCGCTGTATCCCGACGTGCTGCAGGTGCTCACGGAGGCCGAGGTGGCCGCCATCCCGCCCACCGGCGACATCACCAGCGTCTTCCCGTACGGCTACATGGTGCGCAACTGGGACCCGGCGGCCACCCACCGCCAGCTCCCCGTTCCCACCAGCGTGAACCAGTACGACGGCGTGGTGACCGTCTCCTTCCGCATGCCGCTGCAGGCCACCGCCACGCAGGACGTGTTCACCCTGACCTTCCAGGCGCTGGTGGTGCAGGACAGCGAGACGCGGCTGACGGAGAGCATCGAGGAGGGGCAGGACACCGCCGCCGTGCGCCGCCTGCGCGAGCGCGCCGCGGCACTGGGCGCGACCACGGTCACCGTGCTGGCGGGGAGCACCGCGCCCGCGGCGGACGTGGCCGACTACCCGGGGCAGCGGCAGATCTGCACCGTGCGCACGGCGGGAACGGCCGCCGCGCCGGTCACCTTCATCACCGCGCCGGGCGCGTACTCGCGGGTGGAGATGCTGCGCCCGGGCGAGAGCAGCAGCGCGTGCGGCCCCAGCTTCCGCTCGGGAACGCCGTCGTTCCCCAGCGTCGGCTCGCCGTACGCCATCACCATCAAGTCGATGGACCGCTACGGCAACAAGCTCACGCAGCCCGACACCTTCAACCTGACCCAGACCTCGGGCCCGCCCGCCGCCTTCGGCGCGCAGGCGGCGCTCTCGGCGGGGCAGACGTCGATCTCCGTGACCTGGAACGGCATCGGCACCTCGCTGCTGAACGCGGTGGGCCGGCGGCTGCGCGGGCAGCGCAGCATCGACGTGGCCGTCCCGGCGACGGTCACCATCAGCGCGGGCGACAACCAGGCGGCCATGGCCGGCTCGGCGGTACCCACCGCGCCCGCGGTGCTGGTGCGCGACGCGTCCAACGCTCCGCTGGCGGGCGTGCCGGTGACCTTCAGCGTCTCGGGCGGCGGGGGATCCGTCACCAGCGCCACGACCACGACCGACGGCAGCGGGATTGCACGGGTGGGAAGCTGGGTGCTGGGCTCGCCCGCGACCATGAACACGCTGAGCGCCACCGCGCTGGGCGGCGCGTCGGCGGTGACCTTCAAGGCCAGCGGCTGCTCGGGCGGCGGCGGCATCGGGTTCGGCATCACCCTGTGCTACACGTCGGCGATGAGCGCGGTGCAGCGGGCGGCGTTCGACAGCGCGGCGGCCAAATGGTCGCGGGTGATCACGGGCGACGTGCCGGACCTGGCCTACACGCTGGGAACGGGAAGCTGCGGGACGGGGTCGCCCTCGTTCAACCTGAGCATCGACGACCTGATGATCTTCGCGACCGTGGAGCCGATCGACGGCGCGGGCGCGGTGCTGGGCCAGGCGGGGCCGTGCTTCGTGCGCTCGGCGGAGTTCCTTCCCTTCGTGGGACGGATGCGCTTCGACTCGGCCGACATGCCGTCGATGGAGGCCAGCGGCATGCTGAGCGCGGTGATCCTGCACGAGATGGGGCACGTCCTGGGGATCGGCTCGCTCTGGCAGCCGCACTTCAGCCTGGTGCAGAACGCGTCGCCGGTGGGCGGGCCCCCGCTGGACACGTACTACTCGGGCACGAACGGGATCGCCGGGTTCAACTCCATCGGCGGCAGCACCTACACCGGCGGGAACAAGGTGCCGGTGGAGAACACCGGCTCCAGCGGCACCATCAACGTGCACTGGCGCGAGTCGGTGCTGGCCAACGAGCTGATGACCGGCTACGCCAACGCGGGCCCCATGCCGCTGAGCCTGCTGACCGTGCGCTCGCTGCAGGACTTCGGCTACACGGTGAACACCGGGGCCGCGGACGCCTTCTTCCTGACGCTCAGCGCGCGCCAGGGCCCCGCGCCCGGCGCCATCCCGCTGGGCAACGACGTGATGGACCTCCCGCTCACCAGCGTCGACAGGCAGGGCCGCGCCACGCGGATCCGCTGA
- a CDS encoding DUF542 domain-containing protein, with protein sequence MQTTTITPDTTVNDASTRFPATLRVFSAWGIDACCGGAKPLAEVAERHGFDLDALLADLHEATEEE encoded by the coding sequence ATGCAGACCACGACCATCACCCCCGACACGACCGTCAACGACGCGTCCACGCGGTTTCCCGCCACGCTGCGCGTCTTCTCCGCCTGGGGGATCGACGCCTGCTGCGGCGGCGCCAAGCCCCTGGCCGAGGTCGCCGAGCGCCACGGCTTCGACCTCGACGCGCTCCTCGCCGACCTGCACGAGGCCACGGAAGAGGAGTAG